One window of the Canis aureus isolate CA01 chromosome 1, VMU_Caureus_v.1.0, whole genome shotgun sequence genome contains the following:
- the FUT2 gene encoding galactoside alpha-(1,2)-fucosyltransferase 2 produces the protein MLSSQVSFFPMVHFILFVFTASTIFHLQQRLAKIQPTWEFETLVLAPTESPTSPPLRGMWTINAIGRLGNQMGEYATLYALAKMNGRPAFIPAEMHSTLAPIFRITLPVLHGTTASKIPWQNYHLNDWMEEEYRHIPGEYVRLTGYPCSWTFYHHLRDEILREFTLHDHVREEAQKFLRGLQVNGRQPGTFVGVHVRRGDYVQVMPNVWKGVVADQRYLEQALDWFRTRYNSPIFVVTSNGMAWCRQNINSSRGDVVFAGNGIESSPAKDFALLTQCNHTIMTIGTFGIWAAYLAGGETIYLANYTLPDSPFLKIFKPEAAFLPEWVGIAADLSPLLKH, from the coding sequence ATGCTCAGCAGTCAGGTGTCTTTCTTCCCCATGGTCCACTTCATCCTCTTTGTCTTCACGGCTTCCACTATATTTCACCTTCAGCAGCGGCTAGCGAAGATTCAACCCACGTGGGAGTTTGAGACACTGGTTTTGGCGCCGACAGAAAGCCCCACGAGCCCCCCGCTCAGGGGAATGTGGACGATCAATGCAATTGGCCGCCTGGGGAACCAGATGGGTGAGTACGCCACCCTGTACGCCCTGGCCAAGATGAACGGGCGGCCGGCCTTCATCCCGGCCGAGATGCACAGCACGCTGGCCCCCATCTTCAGAATCACCCTCCCCGTCCTGCACGGCACCACGGCCAGCAAAATCCCGTGGCAGAACTACCACCTGAACGACTGGATGGAGGAGGAGTACCGCCACATCCCGGGGGAGTACGTGCGCCTCACCGGCTACCCCTGCTCCTGGACCTTCTACCACCACCTCCGCGATGAGATCTTGCGGGAGTTCACCCTGCACGACCACGTGCGGGAGGAGGCTCAGAAGTTTCTGCGGGGCCTGCAGGTGAACGGAAGACAGCCGGGCACCTTCGTGGGGGTCCACGTGCGCCGGGGGGACTACGTGCAGGTCATGCCAAACGTGTGGAAGGGCGTGGTTGCCGACCAGCGGTACCTAGAGCAGGCTCTGGACTGGTTCCGGACTCGCTACAACTCTCCCATCTTTGTGGTCACCAGCAATGGCATGGCCTGGTGTCGGCAGAACATCAACTCCTCCCGCGGTGATGTGGTGTTCGCGGGCAATGGCATCGAGAGCTCACCAGCCAAGGATTTTGCATTGCTTACCCAGTGCAACCACACCATCATGACCATTGGGACATTCGGGATCTGGGCTGCCTACCTTGCCGGTGGAGAGACCATCTACCTGGCCAATTACACGCTGCCCGACTCCCCCTTCCTCAAAATCTTTAAGCCAGAGGCAGCCTTCCTGCCCGAGTGGGTGGGCATCGCAGCTGACCTCTCCCCACTACTCAAGCACTGA
- the LOC144282556 gene encoding galactoside 2-alpha-L-fucosyltransferase SEC1-like isoform X4, translated as MGFRATCPSFSTIYFLFIIFVVSTIFHCHQRLALVPTPWAYSGRVVLLPRYLPRGGVFTINSKGRLGNQMGEYATLYALAKMNGRPAFIPAEMHSTLAPIFRITLPVLHGTTASSIPWQNYHLNDWMEEEYRHIPGEYVRLTGYPCSWTFYHHLRDEILREFTLHDHVREEAQKFLRGLQVNGRQPGTFVGVHVRRGDYVQVMPNVWKGVLADRGYLRQALDWFRARYHAPLFVITSDDMSWCRQNINGSLRDVVFAGNGLQGSPTRDFALLTQCNHSIITVGTFGIWAAYLAGGATVYLANFTLPDSPLQWIFKPQAAFLPEWVGIAADLGQARENGL; from the coding sequence aTGGGATTCCGGGCCACTTGCCCTTCCTTCTCTACCATCTACTTCCTCTTCATCATCTTCGTGGTGTCCACCATCTTCCACTGCCACCAGCGCCTGGCTCTGGTGCCCACCCCCTGGGCCTACTCAGGCCGCGTGGTCCTGCTCCCCAGATACCTGCCCCGGGGGGGCGTGTTCACCATCAACTCCAAGGGCCGCCTGGGGAACCAGATGGGTGAGTACGCCACCCTTTACGCCCTGGCCAAGATGAACGGGCGGCCGGCCTTCATCCCGGCCGAGATGCACAGCACGCTGGCCCCCATCTTCAGAATCACCCTCCCCGTCCTGCACGGCACCACGGCCAGCAGCATCCCGTGGCAGAACTACCACCTGAACGACTGGATGGAGGAGGAGTACCGCCACATCCCGGGGGAGTACGTGCGCCTCACCGGCTACCCCTGCTCCTGGACCTTCTACCACCACCTCCGCGATGAGATCTTGCGGGAGTTCACCCTGCACGACCACGTGCGGGAGGAGGCTCAGAAGTTCCTGCGGGGCCTGCAGGTGAACGGAAGACAGCCGGGCACCTTCGTGGGGGTCCACGTGCGCCGGGGGGACTACGTGCAGGTCATGCCAAACGTGTGGAAGGGCGTGCTGGCTGATCGGGGCTACCTGCGCCAGGCCCTGGACTGGTTCCGGGCCCGCTACCATGCTCCCCTCTTCGTGATCACCAGTGACGACATGTCCTGGTGTCGGCAGAACATTAACGGCTCCCTCCGCGACGTGGTGTTCGCGGGCAATGGCCTTCAGGGCTCCCCCACCAGGGACTTTGCGCTGCTCACGCAGTGTAACCACAGCATCATCACGGTGGGCACCTTCGGGATCTGGGCAGCCTACCTCGCGGGTGGGGCCACTGTCTACCTGGCCAATTTCACCCTGCCCGACTCCCCCCTCCAGTGGATCTTTAAGCCGCAGGCAGCCTTCCTGCCCGAGTGGGTGGGCATCGCGGCCGACCTTGGGCAGGCCAGAGAGAATGGCCTCTAG
- the LOC144282556 gene encoding galactoside 2-alpha-L-fucosyltransferase SEC1-like isoform X2: MPSLGPCGDPQRDGLLSSQAPSRLRMNPVPPRGNGPQPATPPRTVWDVRDVAPGGPETRQPRARWPRRLKTALMGFRATCPSFSTIYFLFIIFVVSTIFHCHQRLALVPTPWAYSGRVVLLPRYLPRGGVFTINSKGRLGNQMGEYATLYALAKMNGRPAFIPAEMHSTLAPIFRITLPVLHGTTASSIPWQNYHLNDWMEEEYRHIPGEYVRLTGYPCSWTFYHHLRDEILREFTLHDHVREEAQKFLRGLQVNGRQPGTFVGVHVRRGDYVQVMPNVWKGVLADRGYLRQALDWFRARYHAPLFVITSDDMSWCRQNINGSLRDVVFAGNGLQGSPTRDFALLTQCNHSIITVGTFGIWAAYLAGGATVYLANFTLPDSPLQWIFKPQAAFLPEWVGIAADLGQARENGL, encoded by the exons GGACCCCAGCCAGCCACGCCACCCAGGACTGTGTGGGACGTGAGGGATGTCGCCCCAGGGGGGCCCGAAACCAGGCAGCCCAGAGCACGCTGGCCCAGGAGGCTAAAGACAG ccctgaTGGGATTCCGGGCCACTTGCCCTTCCTTCTCTACCATCTACTTCCTCTTCATCATCTTCGTGGTGTCCACCATCTTCCACTGCCACCAGCGCCTGGCTCTGGTGCCCACCCCCTGGGCCTACTCAGGCCGCGTGGTCCTGCTCCCCAGATACCTGCCCCGGGGGGGCGTGTTCACCATCAACTCCAAGGGCCGCCTGGGGAACCAGATGGGTGAGTACGCCACCCTTTACGCCCTGGCCAAGATGAACGGGCGGCCGGCCTTCATCCCGGCCGAGATGCACAGCACGCTGGCCCCCATCTTCAGAATCACCCTCCCCGTCCTGCACGGCACCACGGCCAGCAGCATCCCGTGGCAGAACTACCACCTGAACGACTGGATGGAGGAGGAGTACCGCCACATCCCGGGGGAGTACGTGCGCCTCACCGGCTACCCCTGCTCCTGGACCTTCTACCACCACCTCCGCGATGAGATCTTGCGGGAGTTCACCCTGCACGACCACGTGCGGGAGGAGGCTCAGAAGTTCCTGCGGGGCCTGCAGGTGAACGGAAGACAGCCGGGCACCTTCGTGGGGGTCCACGTGCGCCGGGGGGACTACGTGCAGGTCATGCCAAACGTGTGGAAGGGCGTGCTGGCTGATCGGGGCTACCTGCGCCAGGCCCTGGACTGGTTCCGGGCCCGCTACCATGCTCCCCTCTTCGTGATCACCAGTGACGACATGTCCTGGTGTCGGCAGAACATTAACGGCTCCCTCCGCGACGTGGTGTTCGCGGGCAATGGCCTTCAGGGCTCCCCCACCAGGGACTTTGCGCTGCTCACGCAGTGTAACCACAGCATCATCACGGTGGGCACCTTCGGGATCTGGGCAGCCTACCTCGCGGGTGGGGCCACTGTCTACCTGGCCAATTTCACCCTGCCCGACTCCCCCCTCCAGTGGATCTTTAAGCCGCAGGCAGCCTTCCTGCCCGAGTGGGTGGGCATCGCGGCCGACCTTGGGCAGGCCAGAGAGAATGGCCTCTAG